The following proteins are encoded in a genomic region of Arachis ipaensis cultivar K30076 chromosome B02, Araip1.1, whole genome shotgun sequence:
- the LOC110262433 gene encoding putative disease resistance RPP13-like protein 1 — MAAVLVGGAFLSSFINVLFDRLSDPAIINMMKGKKVDQKLLQKLETILNVVEAVLNDAEKKQISNPAVKRWLENLQDAVYDADDLLDEIATKAVTRKDPPPGNFLSRFLNLQDREMVTRIEEIIARLQDIASHKDILGLEKISVKNMSGRIESTSLVQKSDVFVGRDQEREDIVKLLLDDSNDGKLSVIPIWGMGGIGKTTLAQWVFNDDRVQQKFDVKTWVCVGEEFDVLKVTKTVVEKATSGPCNLNDLDSVQLRLKNELAGKSFLVVLDDMWINNYMAWKKLLTPFQCGTEAGRHGGRILVTTRNEKIANMVKSHHHQAHNLSVLNDEDCWSLFANLALLFKDRLGFEKVGREIVKKCKGLPLAVQTLGSLLSTKDDERDWNDILNNEIWDFSEEESEILPALRISYYHLPSYLKRCFVYCSLYPKDYEFDRDELTLLWMAEGLLQQPRSGSTLEEVGYEYFNDLASRSFFQPSNIAYKNSFVMHDLMHDLATFYGGKFYFRTFELKNLLKHDTKTRHLSYGLRNDSVSKIMDVCDSLKHARTLMQIDLYIDDDFSEGIIDPCHLLEDLKCLRVLSFNKALFREEDLLHDSIGELIHLRYLDLSYTSVVTLPESLCDLYNLQTLKLRECMRLKELPSNMQNLVKLRHLNIRGTRLKEMPKGMGKLKDLQILTYYIVGKHEENGVGELGELVNLGGSFWIEKLENVVNSREAWKARMVNKKYIRHLCLEWSSGKDSELVDSQMEKDVLAKLEPHKDLKELRIRGYRGTMFPDWVGQSLYHNMTELELIGCGNCWVLPSLGQLPSLERLFISSLEKVKRIGGEFYKDDGTDHHREIPFRSLKTLHIGIMPWWEEWESVECDDDDAPFPQLEELTIWECPQLRGDLPTFLPSLKALGIVGCEQLGCYLPRAPIIRKLRIFGKQEARMRDLPLSTLEQLSISGEQQVEYVFDAMTHTQSTSLTRLEISNCSSAISFPGDSLPPSLGSLYIIDCKNVEFPMQHQQHHSLMRLHINNSCDSLTSFALSAFPNLKYLTIQRPENLTSLEVSHSQSLQNLSISDCSKLENIRLPASLSQLIINKCPLLEERIQKKDPHIWPSISRIPYIQFNGILIHNDSTS, encoded by the coding sequence ATGGCTGCTGTACTTGTTGGAGGAGCTTTTCTGTCTTCTTTTATCAATGTTCTTTTTGACCGGCTGTCCGACCCTGCAATCATCAACATGATGAAAGGAAAGAAGGTTGACCAGAAGCTGCTTCAAAAGCTGGAGACCATTTTGAATGTGGTTGAAGCTGTGCTGAATGATGCTGAGAAGAAACAGATTTCTAACCCTGCTGTCAAGAGGTGGCTTGAAAATCTCCAAGATGCTGTCTATGATGCTGATGACTTGTTGGATGAAATCGCCACCAAAGCTGTCACTCGGAAGGATCCACCACCAGGTAACTTCCTGTCTCGCTTTCTCAATTTGCAAGATAGGGAGATGGTTACTAGGATTGAAGAAATCATTGCTAGACTACAAGATATTGCAAGTCATAAAGATATCCTTGGTCTAGAAAAGATTTCAGTGAAGAACATGTCAGGGAGAATTGAATCAACATCTCTTGTTCAAAAGTCTGATGTTTTTGTTGGTAGGGACCAAGAGAGGGAAGATATAGTCAAATTGTTGTTGGATGATAGTAATGATGGTAAACTATCTGTGATCCCCATTTGGGGGATGGGTGGGATTGGAAAAACTACTTTGGCTCAATGGGTTTTCAATGATGACAGAGTGCAGCAAAAGTTTGATGTTAAAACATGGGTTTGTGTTGGAGAAGAATTTGATGTTCTTAAGGTGACTAAAACTGTGGTAGAGAAAGCAACTTCTGGTCCTTGTAACTTGAATGATTTAGATTCAGTTCAGCTTCGTTTGAAGAATGAGCTAGCAGGGAAGAGTTTCTTGGTTGTTTTGGATGACATGTGGATTAACAATTATATGGCTTGGAAAAAATTGCTTACTCCTTTTCAATGTGGAACTGAGGCAGGGAGACATGGAGGTAGGATTCTTGTGACAACTCGTAACGAAAAGATTGCAAATATGGTCAAAAGTCATCACCATCAAGCGCACAATTTGAGTGTGTTGAATGATGAAGATTGTTGGTCGTTGTTTGCAAATCTTGCCTTGCTTTTCAAAGACCGTTTAGGTTTTGAAAAAGTAGGGAGAGAAATCGTTAAAAAGTGTAAAGGATTACCTCTGGCTGTTCAAACACTTGGGAGCTTACTAAGTACCAAAGATGATGAAAGGGATTGGAATGATATTTTGAACAATGAAATTTGGGATTTTTCTGAAGAGGAAAGCGAGATTCTTCCAGCGCTGAGGATCAGTTATTACCACCTTCCTTCATACTTAAAACGTTGTTTTGTTTATTGTTCTTTGTATCCCAAGGACTATGAGTTTGATAGAGATGAATTGACGTTATTGTGGATGGCAGAAGGTCTTTTACAACAACCAAGGAGCGGAAGCACTTTAGAAGAAGTTGGTTATGAATATTTTAATGATTTAGCTTCAAGATCATTTTTTCAGCCTTCTAATATTGCTTACAAAAATTCATTTGTGATGCACGACCTCATGCATGATTTGGCGACATTCTATGGTGGAAAGTTCTATTTTAGAACCTTTGAACTCAAAAATTTACTCAAGCATGATACTAAAACTCGTCATTTGTCATATGGTCTTCGCAATGATTCAGTCTCAAAGATCATGGATGTATGTGATAGTTTAAAGCATGCAAGGACATTGATGCAAATTGATTTGTATATAGATGATGATTTCTCAGAGGGAATAATCGATCCTTGTCACCTGTTAGAAGATCTGAAGTGCTTACGAGTTTTGTCATTTAATAAAGCTCTTTTCCGTGAGGAAGACTTGTTGCACGATTCGATTGGTGAATTGATTCATTTGCGTTATTTAGATCTTTCTTATACATCAGTTGTAACATTGCCCGAGTCATTGTGTGATTTGTACAATTTACAAACTTTGAAGTTGAGAGAGTGTATGAGACTTAAAGAGCTTCCCTCCAACAtgcaaaatcttgtgaaattGCGTCATCTTAATATTAGAGGCACTAGACTGAAAGAGATGCCAAAAGGTATGGGAAAATTAAAAGACTTGCAGATTCTGACTTACTATATTGTTGGCAAGCATGAAGAGAATGGGGTTGGGGAATTAGGAGAACTTGTAAATCTTGGAGGGTCATTTTGGATTGAGAAATTAGAGAATGTGGTTAACAGCAGGGAAGCTTGGAAGGCAAGGATGGTTAATAAGAAATACATCCGTCATTTATGTTTGGAGTGGTCATCAGGTAAAGATAGTGAGCTGGTTGATTCCCAAATGGAGAAAGATGTACTTGCCAAATTAGAACCTCACAAAGACCTGAAAGAATTAAGAATCAGGGGTTACAGGGGTACCATGTTTCCAGATTGGGTAGGGCAGTCTTTGTACCACAACATGACTGAGTTGGAGCTGATTGGATGCGGGAATTGTTGGGTGCTTCCTTCACTTGGACAATTACCCTCTCTAGAGAGGCTGTTCATTTCGAGCTTGGAGAAGGTGAAGAGGATTGGTGGTGAATTCTACAAGGATGATGGAACTGATCATCATCGGGAAATACCCTTCCGATCCCTTAAAACTCTGCATATTGGAATAATGCCTTGGTGGGAGGAATGGGAGTCGGTTGAATGTGATGACGATGATGCACCATTTCCTCAACTTGAGGAGCTCACGATATGGGAGTGTCCTCAGTTAAGAGGAGATTTGCCCactttccttccatctttgaaGGCACTCGGGATTGTAGGATGCGAGCAGCTTGGTTGTTATCTGCCAAGAGCTCCCATCATACGCAAATTAAGAATATTTGGCAAACAAGAAGCAAGAATGCGGGACCTACCACTTTCCACGTTGGAACAACTATCAATTAGTGGAGAGCAACAGGTGGAGTATGTGTTTGATGCCATGACCCACACCCAATCAACCTCTCTCACGCGTCTAGAAATCTCAAACTGTTCATCAGCCATATCATTTCCAGGGGATTCTTTGCCTCCTTCATTGGGATCTCTGTACATCATAGATTGCAAGAATGTAGAATTCCCAATGCAACACCAACAACATCACTCACTAATGAGGTTACATATAAACAACAGCTGCGATTCACTTACATCCTTCGCATTGTCAGCATTCCCAAATCTCAAATATCTGACAATCCAAAGACCTGAAAATTTGACATCTCTGGAGGTGTCACACTCACAGTCCCTCCAAAATTTATCAATATCAGACTGTTCCAAGCTGGAGAACATAAGGCTGCCTGCCTCTTTAAGTCAACTCATCATCAATAAATGTCCGTTGTTGGAGGAACGCATACAGAAGAAGGACCCCCACATTTGGCCATCCATTTCCCGCATCCCCTACATTCAATTTAATGGAATACTGATTCATAATGACTCAACATCTTAA
- the LOC107625986 gene encoding putative disease resistance RPP13-like protein 1, which yields MAAVLVGGAFLSSFINVLFDRLSDPAIINMMKGKKVDQKLLQKLETILNVVEAVLNDAEKKQISNPAVKRWLENLQDAVYDADDLLDEIATKAATRKDPPPGNFLSRFLNLQDREMVTRIEEIIARLQDIASHKDILGLEKISVKNMSGRIESTSLVQKSDVFVGRDQEREDIVKLLLDDSNDGKLSVIPIWGMGGIGKTTLAQWVFNDDRVQQKFDVKTWVCVGEEFDVLKVTKTVVEKATSGPCNLNDLDSVQLRLKNELAGKSFLVVLDDMWINNYMAWKKLLTPFQCGTEAGRHGGRILVTTRNEKIANMVKSNHHQAHNLSVLNDEDCWSLFANLALLSKDRLGFEKVGREIVKKCKGLPLAVQTLGSLLSTKDDERDWNDILNNEIWEFSEEESEILPALRISYYHLPSYLKRCFVYCSLYPKDYEFDRDELMLLWMAEGLLQQPRSGSTLEEVGYEYFNDLASRSFFQPSNIAYKNSFVMHDLMHDLATFYGGKFYFRTFELKNVLKHDTKTSHLSYGLCNDSVSKIMEVCDSLKHARTLMQINLYTGDYFSEGIIDPCHLLELKCLRVLSFQSFSHGEDLLHDSIGELIHLRYLDLSKTLVVTLPKSLCDLYNLQTLKLSKCKKLKKLPSNMQNLVNLRHLDIEGTRLEEMPKGMGKLKDLQILTYYIVGKHEENGVGELGELVNLGGSFHIEKLENVVNSSEAWKAKMVDKKYMSELCLEWSSGEDSDMVDSQMEKDVLAKLEPHKDLKELTIRGYKGTMFPDWVGQSLYHNMTELELTGCGNCWVLPTLGQLPALERLFISNLDKVKRIGGEFYKDDGTDHQREIPFRSLKTLIISRMPWWEEWESFECDDHDAPFPQLDVLAIRGCPKLRGDLPAFLPSLNGLWIAGCEQLGCYLPRAPIIRELTIFGKQEARMRDLPLSTLEQLSISGEQQVEYLFNAMTHTQPTSLTWLQISNCSSAISFPGDSLPPSLLSLSIIDCKNVEFPMQHQHHSLERLYIDNSCDSLTSFALSAFPNLKYLTIQRPENLTSLEVSHSQSLQKLSISGCSKLENIRLPASLSQFIINKCPLLEERMQKKDSHIWPSISHIPYIQFNGILIHNDSTS from the coding sequence ATGGCTGCTGTACTTGTTGGAGGAGCTTTTCTGTCTTCTTTTATCAATGTTCTTTTTGACCGGCTGTCCGACCCTGCAATCATCAACATGATGAAAGGAAAGAAGGTTGACCAGAAGCTGCTTCAAAAGCTGGAGACCATTTTGAATGTGGTTGAAGCTGTGCTGAATGATGCTGAGAAGAAACAGATTTCTAACCCTGCTGTCAAGAGGTGGCTTGAAAATCTCCAAGATGCTGTCTATGATGCTGATGACTTGTTGGATGAAATCGCCACCAAAGCTGCCACTCGGAAGGATCCACCACCAGGTAACTTCCTGTCTCGCTTTCTCAATTTGCAAGATAGGGAGATGGTTACTAGAATTGAAGAAATCATTGCTAGACTACAAGATATTGCAAGTCATAAAGATATCCTTGGTCTAGAAAAGATTTCAGTGAAGAACATGTCAGGGAGAATTGAATCAACATCTCTTGTTCAAAAGTCTGATGTTTTTGTTGGTAGGGACCAAGAGAGGGAAGATATAGTCAAATTGTTGTTGGATGATAGTAATGATGGTAAACTATCTGTGATCCCCATTTGGGGCATGGGTGGGATTGGAAAAACTACTTTGGCTCAATGGGTTTTCAATGATGACAGAGTGCAGCAAAAGTTTGATGTTAAAACATGGGTTTGTGTTGGAGAAGAATTTGATGTTCTTAAGGTGACTAAAACTGTGGTAGAGAAAGCAACTTCTGGTCCTTGTAACTTGAATGATTTAGATTCAGTTCAGCTTCGTTTGAAGAATGAGCTAGCAGGGAAGAGTTTCTTGGTTGTTTTGGATGACATGTGGATTAACAATTATATGGCTTGGAAAAAATTGCTTACTCCTTTTCAATGTGGAACTGAGGCAGGGAGACATGGAGGTAGGATTCTTGTGACAACTCGTAACGAAAAGATTGCAAATATGGTCAAAAGTAATCACCATCAAGCCCACAATTTGAGTGTGTTGAATGATGAAGATTGTTGGTCATTGTTTGCAAATCTCGCCTTGCTTTCTAAAGACCGTTTAGGTTTTGAAAAAGTAGGGAGAGAAATCGTTAAAAAGTGTAAAGGATTACCTCTGGCTGTTCAAACACTTGGGAGCTTACTAAGTACCAAAGATGATGAAAGGGACTGGAATGATATTTTGAACAATGAAATTTGGGAATTTTCTGAAGAGGAAAGTGAGATACTTCCTGCATTGAGGATCAGTTATTACCACCTTCCTTCGTACTTAAAACGCTGTTTTGTTTATTGTTCTTTGTATCCCAAGGACTACGAGTTTGATAGAGATGAGTTGATGTTATTGTGGATGGCAGAAGGTCTTTTGCAACAACCACGGAGCGGAAGCACTTTAGAAGAAGTTGGTTATGAATATTTTAATGATTTAGCTTCAAGATCATTTTTTCAGCCTTCTAATATTGCTTACAAAAATTCATTTGTGATGCACGACCTCATGCATGATTTGGCGACATTCTATGGTGGAAAGTTCTATTTTAGAACCTTTGAACTCAAAAATGTACTCAAGCATGATACTAAAACTAGTCATTTGTCATATGGTCTTTGCAATGATTCAGTCTCAAAGATCATGGAAGTCTGTGATAGTCTAAAGCATGCAAGGACATTGATGCAAATCAATTTGTATACAGGTGATTATTTCTCAGAGGGAATAATCGATCCTTGTCACCTGCTAGAACTGAAGTGCTTACGAGTTTTGTCATTTCAATCCTTTTCGCATGGGGAAGACTTGTTGCACGATTCGATTGGTGAATTGATTCATTTGCGTTATTTAGATCTTTCTAAAACATTAGTTGTAACATTGCCCAAGTCATTGTGTGATTTGTACAATTTACAAACTTTGAAGTTGAGCAAGTGTAAGAAACTTAAAAAGCTTCCCTCCAACATGCAAAATCTTGTGAATTTGCGTCATCTTGATATTGAAGGCACTAGACTGGAAGAGATGCCAAAAGGTATGGGAAAATTAAAAGACTTGCAAATTCTGACTTACTATATTGTTGGCAAGCATGAAGAGAATGGGGTCGGGGAACTGGGAGAACTTGTAAATCTTGGAGGGTCATTTCATATTGAGAAATTGGAGAATGTGGTTAACAGCAGTGAAGCTTGGAAGGCAAAGATGGTTGATAAGAAATACATGAGTGAATTATGTTTGGAGTGGTCATCAGGTGAAGATAGTGATATGGTTGATTCCCAAATGGAGAAAGATGTACTTGCCAAATTAGAACCTCACAAAGACCTGAAAGAACTAACAATCAGGGGTTACAAGGGTACCATGTTTCCAGATTGGGTAGGGCAGTCTTTGTACCACAACATGACTGAGTTGGAGCTGACGGGATGCGGGAATTGTTGGGTGCTTCCTACACTTGGACAGTTACCCGCTCTAGAGAGGCTGTTCATTTCGAACTTGGACAAGGTGAAGAGGATTGGTGGTGAATTCTACAAGGATGATGGAACTGATCATCAACGCGAAATACCCTTCCGATCCCTTAAAACTCTGATTATTTCAAGAATGCCTTGGTGGGAGGAATGGGAGTCGTTTGAATGTGATGACCATGATGCACCATTTCCTCAACTTGATGTGCTCGCGATAAGGGGGTGTCCTAAGTTAAGAGGAGATTTGCCCgctttccttccatctttgaaTGGACTCTGGATTGCAGGATGCGAGCAGCTTGGCTGTTATCTGCCAAGAGCTCCCATCATACGCGAATTAACAATATTTGGCAAACAAGAAGCAAGAATGCGGGACCTACCACTTTCCACGTTGGAACAACTATCAATTAGTGGAGAGCAACAGGTGGAGTACCTGTTCAATGCCATGACCCACACCCAACCAACCTCTCTCACATGGCTACAAATCTCAAACTGCTCGTCAGCCATATCATTTCCAGGGGATTCTTTGCCCCCTTCGTTGCTATCTCTGTCCATCATAGATTGCAAGAATGTTGAATTCCCAATGCAACACCAACATCACTCACTAGAGAGATTATATATAGACAACAGCTGCGATTCACTTACATCCTTTGCATTGTCAGCATTCCCAAATCTCAAATATCTGACAATCCAAAGACCTGAAAATTTGACATCTCTGGAGGTGTCACACTCACAGTCCCTCCAAAAATTATCAATTTCAGGCTGCTCCAAGCTGGAGAACATAAGGCTGCCTGCCTCTTTAAGTCAATTCATCATCAATAAATGTCCGTTATTGGAGGAACGCATGCAGAAGAAGGACTCCCACATTTGGCCATCCATTTCCCACATCCCCTACATTCAATTTAATGGAATACTGATTCATAATGACTCAACATCTTAA